The genomic window GAACATGGCCACATCGCTCGGATTGGTTGTTATATACTGATGACCTCGATTAAACCCTTGATAGGTTTGGAATCCGCGTCGTCTCCATTCCCGAGCACTGTCACCCGGAATCCATCCTGTATTCCCTTCTGGATCGATGATGTCATAACGCCCCTCTCCATCATAATGCGTCTTGCCGGTATAGTGCGTAGCATAGCCCGCTTGCCGGAAAATTTCAGCCAGACACCGGTTTCCAGGCGGGAGCATCCGATTATTCTGCATGGCACCATGCTGATGGGCATAACGGCCGGTGACCAGCGTTGCGCGCTCCGGTGTGCATACCGGTGTCGTGGAATAGGATCGCCTCCATCGCGTTCCCTCCGAGGCAAACTGATCAATGCAGGGGGTTTTTACCAGCGCATCGCCATTATCCGCATGACTGAATGCGCTGTATCGCCACTGATCCGTCAAAACAAACAACACATTGGGTTTCTGCACATTGCTGGCCGCATACAATTTATTGATCGTAAGCGGAAGAGCGAGTGCTCCCAGATTACTGAGAAATGATCGGCGCCTTAGTGTCAGTGTATTCGCGTTCATTCGTAGACCACCTTCACATTATACGTAGATTGCAATATTGAGATCTGCGTCAAGGCCGTTGCACCGAGAGGATTGCCGCGTACCCACACCTCATCGCCATCTCCCAGCCCACCGTTTGCGGCATTGGTAACAAGGGATGAAAGATCGGTGAGCTGGTTATCTTCGAGATCGAGCCATCGAAGATGAACCAGCGGCTCCATCATGGAAAGATCGGTGAGCTGATTGGCCTCAAGCTGTAGCGCCTCTACTTGAGCAGGGAGAGCCGGCAGCGAAGCACTGGCGAATGCATTCGATGAAAGATTAAGCCACTGTATCGAAGAAAGAGAGGATAGTGAGCCTAACCCTGTGAGCCCAACGCCTTTTAGATCCAGCGATTTAAGGTGCGGAAAATAGGTTAATTCACCAATGGAAAAAGCGGATTCGCTCAGTTGCAAACTCACGATCGACTCCACTTCGGCATCATAAACCTTGTTGGAAGGTGCCAACACCGTCGATTGCTCTTTGACGGCCGAAACCAATACCGGGCTGATAATGTTCTCAAGGGCAGCGATGTTGCGTATGAGTTGAAAGAATCCTGTTTCGGCCTCATACGAGAAGGAGGCCGACTGAGCTGGGACCGTTCCGGAAGCGACTGTTAAGCCATTCGTCCGCATGCCGTCCAACACACCCGATGCAACGAGGATATATCGGTCGGTCAGTTGATTCCACTCGACGGTCACCGTACCAGCCGACCGCATCAGGTTAGTCAGCAACAATTCAGATGGTTGCGGCTCTCCATTGGAAGTGACCTCTAGATACAGATCATCCATACGGGCAAAATGCAAATCCTCTGCCTCCACTTCAAAGCGAACCATTAACGTTTTTCCTACTGCGAGTGCGTCGACAAAGCCCGTCGACGGAAAGGTCTTTTTCTCCCACGTCTCAACACCCGTTCGCGGGCCGGAATTCCAGGTGATGAGATCGGTTGCGGCTCCGGTTAGTGTATTGTCGCTCGTATAAAAAAGGATCACCTTGATTTGATCATCTGCATCCCAACTCCCGGAATCGCGCCACATCATTGAGCCCTGAAAGATATCTCCGCTCTGGATTGTATGGCCCATGTTCTGACCGGGCGTACGACCCTCTGAGATGACCGCATTGCGCGGTCCATACGTTGATAAAGCCAGGTTGGTACGACCAAGTGTCTTTGTATCAAGCCCCGTCAGATTATCCCAATCGGGCATTTCGGCATAGGTACGAGCATCGTGAAGGGCACTGTCGACTACATTCTCAAAGCCCCCATCACGCACCGCCACATCGTGAAATCCATCACTACCACCATCACTGTAATCCATGAGGATTACAACGCCCGAAGAGGATGCAGCGCCCATTAGAAGCACCATCGATAATATCCAATATTTCATTCAGCATCTCCTTTCGGATCAGTGACCCCACGAAAATATCATTTGCTGTGCTTTCCAAACCTAGAAAAACAGTTTCCAAGGTTTGGAAAATCGGTTCAGCCCATTTTGAAAAGCTTGCGGATATCTCCAGCGTACGCCACCCTTACGGCAGGCTCCAGGCCGCTTTTGTTTTCTTCGTATACTCCTCAACAAGCCCCGCGTATTCCGGATCATCAGCCAGGTCATTCCACTCGTGAATATCGGCTGAAAGGTCAAACAAATCCTTTCCATACCCATCCAACATAAAGAAACGGTACTGCTCTGTAACCAAGCCATAGCCTTTCTTGGCCGCATAATACGCCACACCACCCCCAAGCTCTGCTTGCGTATTATCCAGCAACGGGACAAGGCTCTTTCCATCGAAGTCTACCGCGGCTGGGGTCGGGAGGCCCGCAAGATCCAGCAGGGTCGGATATAGATCGACCGTTTCGACCACGCTGCCCACCACCTGCCCGGACACTCCCCGCCCGGGGGCCACAATAATCATCGGACAACGAAGCGCAACATGGTAGGGTGTGTTTTTCCGCCACATTCCATGATCGGTCAGGTGCCAGCCATGATCGCCCCAGATGACAATGATCGTGTCGTTTTCGATGCCCTGAGCCTTCAACTCTTCAATAACCCGCCCGATCTGTGCATCTACGTAGGATGTACTTGCCCTATATCCGCGAATGAGCCCTCTCGCCGTTTCATCATCCACACCCTCATTCCAGCCCGTCACAGAAGCCTTATTACCGAGAATGTATTTTTTTTGCAGGCGGGTAAACTCCCGTGGAGCTCCGTCCGGCATATACGCCAATGCCTCGCCGCTTTCCGGATAGAGGTCGTAGTATTTTTTCGGCGCAATCCATGGCAGGTGCGGACGCACGAAGCCGGCGGCAATAAAAAAAGGCTTATCCTTGGGACGGTTCCGAAGCAGCTCGATGGTTTTCGATGCGGTTTTCCCATCATTAAGGGCATTATCGTCCACATCCATCGAGGCCCATACAAGGTCTCCCGAGCCCTGCCCTGTCGCCACCAGATGATCCCAGGCATCTGCCCTTCCTCCATGGGCCACCACCTTGGCGGCTAAATCATCTGACCAATCCTGAATCCCGTCATGCCATTTTTCTCCCGCAACATCCCAGGCATCCTTTTCCGATTTAATTACGCCGCCATGGTAAAGCTTTCCGTTTACCGCCGTGTAATATCCGGCATTTTTCAGCGTTCTGGGCAGGGTATCCTGAGCCTGAATCTGCTCATTATGCTTGCCAAACCCCACGCGCAACCCCGTCAGCACCCCGGCGCGCGATGGCGAACATAACGGATAGCAGACATAGGCGCGGTCAAAACGTGCTCCTCGTGCGGCGAGGCGGTCAATATTCGGGGTAACCAGATCGGAACGACCGTAGGCTCCAATATCAGGGCGCAAGTCATCCACGCACAGGAACAGGATATTGGGCTGTTTGGATGCCCTCCCATCTACCGCAACACGCTCTGCCGCCAAAGTACAACCACAGAACATGGCAAGCCATGCACAATGCAACCCGACACGATTAAACAATGACATAATACAATCTCCTGATTATCTTTTAAAAAAATCTATTTCCGGTGAAGCCGCTGAAACGCGCGGCCAAAATCGGTCAACGTACCCTTCCAGCTGTAGGGCCTGGCCGGAATCTTGTAGTCAATATCGGTGTCCGGCGGCGCATAGGCCATCGCATAGCGTTCGATAACACCTTTCATTGAAGGGTCATTCTCCAGCCGGTCGGCCCACTCCTCCCAGAACGCGATAACCCGATCTTCGGTCAGGTTGTCTCCTATCAGCTCAAGCTCCGTAATCCAGATAGGCAGCCCGAATTCCTCGTGCCATTTCTTAAATCGCTTCAGCACCGCATCCACCCCGACCCCTTTGTTCAGATTAATGCGCTGGTGCACGCAGAGAATATCCACCTGATACCCGCGCTTGCCGGCCTCCCGCATAAAACTCCTCATCCAGTCCCCGCTCATTACTTCCCCCGGACTGCCCAACCGGATATCGGTTCCGGCAACCGCTTCCTGCAGGATAGGCCAAGCATCCAGCACCTGCTCCAGCGTGCGGTTCGACTGGAACTTGTGATTCGGCTCATTGAACCCGAGCAACACCTTGCAATCCGGATTCGCGGCAAGCGTCCGGCTCACGTTTTTTCGAAGAAGGCCGGCATCGACCGAACCATCGTTTTTCACCGGAATGCCCCATATCATCGGCACAAACTCGATATTCGGAGGAGCGACCGGCCCCGGAAAGGCTCCCCAATTATAATACCACTCCGCCCCCATCAGCGCACTCAGCTCGGGATACTCGCCCAGTATTCTGGCCAGGCTCTTCCTGGTCCGGGGACCGTCCTGTTTTCCATCCCCGCCAAACGGGCCAGGCGGATGATAGGTCAGCTTCGCGTCATCGAGCCAGATCGCTCCATTTTCCACCTCGAAACCGAGTCCGACAAAAGGATCCATCCCGACCAAACTGCAGTTTGGCGCAATGTCCCAGATGACCGAAACAGTATGCCACATTCCCTTCTGGACCTTCTGGTTCCGGCCCG from Pontiella desulfatans includes these protein-coding regions:
- a CDS encoding sulfatase; protein product: MSLFNRVGLHCAWLAMFCGCTLAAERVAVDGRASKQPNILFLCVDDLRPDIGAYGRSDLVTPNIDRLAARGARFDRAYVCYPLCSPSRAGVLTGLRVGFGKHNEQIQAQDTLPRTLKNAGYYTAVNGKLYHGGVIKSEKDAWDVAGEKWHDGIQDWSDDLAAKVVAHGGRADAWDHLVATGQGSGDLVWASMDVDDNALNDGKTASKTIELLRNRPKDKPFFIAAGFVRPHLPWIAPKKYYDLYPESGEALAYMPDGAPREFTRLQKKYILGNKASVTGWNEGVDDETARGLIRGYRASTSYVDAQIGRVIEELKAQGIENDTIIVIWGDHGWHLTDHGMWRKNTPYHVALRCPMIIVAPGRGVSGQVVGSVVETVDLYPTLLDLAGLPTPAAVDFDGKSLVPLLDNTQAELGGGVAYYAAKKGYGLVTEQYRFFMLDGYGKDLFDLSADIHEWNDLADDPEYAGLVEEYTKKTKAAWSLP
- a CDS encoding glycosyl hydrolase, which encodes MFLKKFFRWLVVLVICSGGVSSAAILPVEVNTPCVGNGVFTNTCEGVLPVCGMSLYGTGSAMLGGRQAGVVYARFSELSEGNALRAGTYRLEMFVAGDGSRNWPGARNMFELDGGSGFALGFFTQVDSTGGSPEENARITLNNMVDFNNTPGVAVSVEQGALFRPGRNQKVQKGMWHTVSVIWDIAPNCSLVGMDPFVGLGFEVENGAIWLDDAKLTYHPPGPFGGDGKQDGPRTRKSLARILGEYPELSALMGAEWYYNWGAFPGPVAPPNIEFVPMIWGIPVKNDGSVDAGLLRKNVSRTLAANPDCKVLLGFNEPNHKFQSNRTLEQVLDAWPILQEAVAGTDIRLGSPGEVMSGDWMRSFMREAGKRGYQVDILCVHQRINLNKGVGVDAVLKRFKKWHEEFGLPIWITELELIGDNLTEDRVIAFWEEWADRLENDPSMKGVIERYAMAYAPPDTDIDYKIPARPYSWKGTLTDFGRAFQRLHRK
- a CDS encoding leucine-rich repeat domain-containing protein — protein: MKYWILSMVLLMGAASSSGVVILMDYSDGGSDGFHDVAVRDGGFENVVDSALHDARTYAEMPDWDNLTGLDTKTLGRTNLALSTYGPRNAVISEGRTPGQNMGHTIQSGDIFQGSMMWRDSGSWDADDQIKVILFYTSDNTLTGAATDLITWNSGPRTGVETWEKKTFPSTGFVDALAVGKTLMVRFEVEAEDLHFARMDDLYLEVTSNGEPQPSELLLTNLMRSAGTVTVEWNQLTDRYILVASGVLDGMRTNGLTVASGTVPAQSASFSYEAETGFFQLIRNIAALENIISPVLVSAVKEQSTVLAPSNKVYDAEVESIVSLQLSESAFSIGELTYFPHLKSLDLKGVGLTGLGSLSSLSSIQWLNLSSNAFASASLPALPAQVEALQLEANQLTDLSMMEPLVHLRWLDLEDNQLTDLSSLVTNAANGGLGDGDEVWVRGNPLGATALTQISILQSTYNVKVVYE